A single Metarhizium brunneum chromosome 5, complete sequence DNA region contains:
- the arg-6_3 gene encoding Protein arg-6, which produces MLSATCGVVRIGARRVAPRAAALAVTCRPRASFGGITPNIVHGRAIATTGRPSNALNTNPNPPLGKKNASNEVPSRIALIGARGYTGQALIDLLNDHPNMDLRHVSSRELVGQELKGYTKRKIIYESLSPEDVARLDKDGQVDCWVMALPNKTCQPFVEALSQSSSLIIDLSADYRFDSTGKWTYSCPELVTRSKIAQSTRISCPGCYSTGSQLGIAPLMPYLGGVPTVFGVSGFSGAGTKKSPKNDETLLKDNLLPYSLTGHIHEREISHHLGAPTAFIPHVASWFRGIQLTINIPLSKEMTSRDIRQIYQDRYAGEKLVKVVGEAPYVKSIQNKHGVEIGGFAVDDSGKRVVICATIDNLNKGAATQCLQNMNLALGYDEYQGIPIE; this is translated from the exons ATGCTGTCTGCTACTTGCGGGGTCGTGCGCATCGGCGCTCGCCGAGTTGCCCCACGCGCTGCTGCCCTCGCCGTCACCTGTAGGCCCAGGGCCTCCTTCGGCGGAATAACGCCCAATATCGTCCACGGCCGCGCGATTGCCACCACCGGACGTCCTTCTAATGCTCTCAACACGAACCCGAACCCCCCTCTAGGCAAGAAAAATGCTTCCAACGAGGTACCGTCGCGGATTGCCCTCATTGGCGCCCGCGGTTACACCGGCCAGGCCTTGATTGACCTTCTCAACGACCACCCTAACATGGACCTTCGCCATGTGTCTTCTCGAGAGCTTGTCGGACAGGAGCTCAAGGGCTATACTAAGCGCAAGATTATCTACGAGAGCCTATCTCCCGAGGATGTTGCTCGTTTGGACAAGGATGGCCAGGTCGACTGCTGGG TCATGGCCTTACCCAACAAGACCTGCCAGCCCTTTGTCGAAGCATTGAGTCAAAGCTCGAGTCTCATCATTGATCTTTCGGCCGACTACCGGTTTGATTCGACGGGGAAATGGACCTACTCATGCCCTGAGCTTGTGACGCGCAGTAAGATTGCGCAGTCCACGCGCATCAGCTGCCCGGGCTGCTATTCAACGGGCTCTCAACTCGGTATTGCTCCTCTTATGCCGTATTTGGGGGGCGTTCCTACGGTTTTTGGTGTTTCGGGA TTCTCGGGAGCTGGAACGAAGAAGAGCCCCAAGAACGACGAGACGCTTCTCAAGGATAACCTTTTGCCTT ACTCTCTTACGGGACACATCCACGAGCGAGAAATCAGCCACCACCTTGGGGCCCCGACGGCATTCATTCCTCACGT CGCTTCCTGGTTCCGCGGTATCCAATTGACCATCAACATCCCCCTGTCCAAGGAGATGACTTCTCGAGACATTCGCCAGATTTACCAAGACAGATACGCCGGCGAGAAGCTTGTCAAGGTCGTTGGCGAAGCTCCCTACGTCAAGTCGATCCAGAACAAGCATGGAGTTGAAATCGGTGGGTTCGCTGTTGATGACAGTGGCAAGCGTGTCGTTAT CTGTGCCACGATTGATAATCTAAACAAGGGCGCCGCCACGCAATGCCTGC AGAACATGAACCTCGCCCTCGGATACGACGAGTACCAGGGAATTCCCATTGAGTAG
- the AFC1 gene encoding Serine/threonine-protein kinase AFC1, with protein sequence MNCTAGLRRQLIVAQKHALTSIHRGQPILVPQALHRFNRHFVRTILTQPKVFPTVGFETVPADEPIEEEKLPNYKAERYYPVLIGQVLQDRYQITGKLGFGGGSTVWACRDLKQDTALIIKICATGETGEKDARQEVAISDHIKSIDAPHHPGKELLRIALKNFEIEGPNGNHQCLLFAPLGRTLTEFRKLFPGNALDSNVLRQTLLCIIMGLDFLHQVGVVHTDLSPNNILAGLGPRDSGVFGQIEELELATPSPRKVLPDRSIYLSYQLPITHGAPVITDYGAARLGEPGEKHSGDVMPGVYRAPEIIMGADWDSKIDMWSLGVMVWDLFEGGRLFRAISADRLDDQLHLAEMVSLLGPPPRKFLEMHEKSRKYWDSEGNGIASTPIPDQSLESRETKLEGKEKQLFLAFVRKVLCWLPEDRTSADGLYNDEFLNGYIRHEGHVAAERAALDKRDAV encoded by the exons ATGAACTGTACCGCTGGCCTACGTCGGCAACTTATTGTCGCTCAAAAGCACGCTCTTACTTCGATACACCGCGGTCAACCAATTCTTGTTCCTCAAGCACTTCATCGATTCAACCGGCATTTCGTGCGGACAATATTAACCCAGCCAAAGGTTTTTCCGACTGTCGGTTTTGAGACCGTTCCCGCAGACGAGCCGATAGAAGAGGAAAAGCTCCCGAATTACAAGGCCGAACGGTACTATCCTGTCCTCATCGGCCAAGTCCTGCAAGACAGGTACCAGATCACCGGCAAACTTGGCTTTGGTGGAGGGTCGACTGTCTGGGCTTGTCGCGACCTCAA ACAAGATACGGCATTGATCATAAAGATCTGCGCCACCGGCGAGACTGGTGAGAAAGACGCCAGGCAGGAGGTGGCCATTTCTGACCATATCAAGTCCATCGATGCACCGCATCATCCCGGCAAAGAGCTGCTGCGAATCGCCCTGAAGAACTTTGAGATCGAGGGGCCTAATGGCAACCACCAATGCCTCCTATTTGCTCCACTGGGCAGGACCTTGACTGAGTTCCGAAAGCTTTTCCCGGGAAATGCTCTCGACTCTAATGTCCTGCGACAAACCTTGCTCTGTATTATCATGGGTCTGGACTTTCTTCACCAAGTCGGCGTGGTTCATACCG ATCTCTCCCCTAATAACATTCTTGCCGGCCTCGGTCCCCGGGATTCGGGTGTGTTTGGTCAGATCGAGGAGCTCGAACTAGCGACCCCGTCACCTCGCAAGGTATTGCCAGACCGCTCGATATACCTCTCCTACCAGCTGCCGATTACACATGGTGCTCCAGTCATCACCGATTACGGTGCTGCTCGTCTAGGAGAGCCGGGTGAGAAGCACTCTGGGGACGTGATGCCAGGAGTTTACCGAGCACCAGAGATTATCATGGGAGCTGACTGGGATTCCAAAATTGACATGTGGTCTCTCGGGGTCATG GTCTGGGATCTCTTCGAAGGTGGTCGTCTCTTCCGCGCTATAAGCGCTGACCGACTGGACGACCAACTCCACCTCGCCGAGATGGTGTCGCTGTTGGGTCCGCCACCTAGGAAGTTCTTGGAGATGCATGAAAAGTCCCGCAAGTATTGGGATTCGGAAG GCAACGGGATTGCCTCAACCCCCATCCCAGATCAGTCTCTTGAGAGCCGTGAGACGAAACTAGAGGGTAAAGAAAAGCAATTGTTCCTGGCCTTTGTGCGCAAGGTTTTGTGCTGGCTTCCAGAAGACCGCACGTCGGCTGACGGGCTCTACAATGACGAATTCTTGAACGGCTACATACGGCATGAGGGCCATGTGGCGGCAGAGCGAGCCGCACTAGATAAGCGCGACGCGGTATGA
- the Dyrk3 gene encoding Dual specificity tyrosine-phosphorylation-regulated kinase 3 — MITFEHDAVLKNFAARQKDSLQPRRTRPGDGRAIYLSQSDFGPLQGRRLLPKLADFNLCFPGVENQGHLSAIQAHRYRAPEVLLGCPWSYSVDIWNLGLLVRNKPPNLFLLMHTHTTQMWNLLEDISLFERPAGDDGEYDAHVHLAQMVSLLGDPPKLVIERERLLRQNRLKKSILNARGKECMNMNEFWGGPFLDDDDSIMRKDLIRRGITLSDTVKHLQDDDKEQFLDFASGMPEWLPEKRRTAMELMLHEFLEEGPRAIFMRR; from the exons ATGATTACATTTGAGCACGATGCGGTATTAAAAAACTTTGCCGCGCGCCAAAAAGACAGCCTTCAACCTAGACGCACTCGTCCTGGGGACGGCCGTGCCATCTACCTCTCTCAAAGCGATTTTGGCCCTTTGCAAGGCCGCAGACTGCTGCCCAAGCTGGCTGACTTCAACCTCTGCTTCCCTGGAGTAGAAAACCAGGGACATCTCTCTGCGATACAAGCTCACCGCTATCGTGCGCCAGAAGTGCTACTTGGGTGTCCTTGGTCCTACAGtgttgacatctggaaccTCGGACTACTTGTGAGGAATAAGCCCCCCAATCTCTTTTTGCTCATGCATACTCATACCACGCAGATGTGGAACCTCCTGGAAGATATCAGCCTGTTCGAGCGACCTGCCGGGGATGACGGGGAATATGACGCACACGTTCACCTGGCCCAGATGGTTTCTCTGCTTGGCGACCCGCCCAAGCTTGTGATCGAGAGAGAACGACTCTTGCGGCAAAACAGGCTCAAGAAGTCGATTCTCAACGCACGAGGCAAGGAATGTATGAACATGAATGAGTTTTGGGGCGGTCcgttcctcgacgacgacg ATTCTATCATGCGCAAGGATCTCATCCGTAGAGGGATAACGCTATCAGATACAGTGAAGCATCTACAAGACGATGATAAAGAGCAGTTTCTCGATTTCGCGTCGGGCATGCCCGAATGGTTGCCGGAGAAGCGAAGGACGGCTATGGAACTGATGCTGCATGAATTCCTCGAGGAAGGACCGCGAGCGATATTTATGAGACGATAA